In Nerophis ophidion isolate RoL-2023_Sa linkage group LG02, RoL_Noph_v1.0, whole genome shotgun sequence, one DNA window encodes the following:
- the si:dkey-183j2.10 gene encoding probable glutamate receptor, whose product MLFGFFLFCVGLLFNIGTCATAQPELRITTIMQEPYTMSQGSQLEGFCMDLLSEVAKKVGFKYKVHLVKDGSYGRQDDNGHWNGMVGEVVRGEADLAIAPLTLTAAREKAVGMTKPFMQTGISILMRKDISEETGFFDFLAPFSAKTWAGIIVAYLATAACLSIVSRVSPCEWRRPRSEDNTFSLAYSLWYAVGALTLQGAGPHPRALSGRVVCCSWWLAAVVILACYFSNLSSSKSPESTQLTVKGFQDLANQDVIQYGCLSASSTLAFFKNSDNPVYRRIYEHMERSESFVSSMDEGIQRAKEGNFAFIGESVSLDLAVARHCDLVRTHEVVGMRGYSVAATLGSPLLKNLSIAILQLSEAGELAYLQSKWWASSCMLDKVKSTAVQPHSLKGMFVVLALGLTLGALLAVLELSFRSRSNAAEQKTTFCRVLTEELSLRFRSQNANGAEEPAGDKDTDKA is encoded by the exons CACAACCAGAGCTGAGGATCACAACAATAATG CAAGAGCCTTACACAATGTCCCAAGGCTCCCAGCTGGAAGGGTTCTGCATGGACCTGCTGTCTGAAGTAGCCAAGAAGGTGGGCTTCAAGTACAAAGTGCACCTGGTCAAAGATGGCTCCTACGGCAGGCAGGATGACAACGGACACTGGAACGGGATGGTCGGCGAAGTCGTGAGAGGG GAGGCCGACCTGGCCATCGCGCCGCTGACCCTCACGGCGGCTCGGGAGAAGGCGGTCGGGATGACCAAACCCTTCATGCAGACGGGAATAAGCATCCTGATGAGGAAAGACATCTCCGAGGAAACTGGCTTCTTTGATTTCCTCGCCCCCTTTTCAGCCAAGACATGGGCTGGCATCATTGTTGCATACCTGGCGACCGCCGCTTGCCTCTCCATCGTGTCCAG AGTCAGCCCGTGTGAGTGGCGTCGTCCTCGTAGTGAAGACAACACCTTCAGCCTTGCCTACAGTCTTTGGTACGCAGTCGGGGCGCTGACTCTGCAAG GTGCCGGTCCGCACCCCCGAGCGCTCTCCGGCCGGGTCGTCTGCTGCAGCTGGTGGTTAGCTGCCGTGGTCATCCTGGCTTGTTATTTCTCCAACCTCAGCTCCTCCAAGAGCCCCGAGTCCACTCAGTTGACGGTGAAAGGCTTCCAGGACTTGGCCAATCAGGATGTGATCCAGTATGGATGCCTGAGTGcatcttccactctggcattCTTCAAG AATTCCGACAACCCGGTGTATCGCAGGATTTATGAGCACATGGAGCGAAGTGAAAGTTTTGTGTCGTCCATGGATGAAGGCATCCAGCGGGCAAAAGAGGGCAATTTTGCGTTCATAGGAGAGTCCGTCTCTCTTGACTTGGCGGTGGCGCGTCATTGTGATCTGGTCAGAACACATGAGGTGGTCGGCATGAGGGGATACAGCGTAGCTGCCACGCTTG GTTCTCCACTCCTCAAGAACCTGAGCATAGCCATCCTGCAGTTGAGCGAGGCGGGTGAGCTGGCCTATCTTCAGAGTAAATGGTGGGCCAGCAGCTGCATGCTGGACAAAGTCAAGTCCACAGCTGTGCAGCCGCACAGTCTCAAGGGCATGTTTGTGGTTCTTGCACTGGGCCTGACGCTGGGAGCCCTGCTGGCCGTCCTGGAGCTCTCCTTCCGGAGTCGCAGCAATGCGGCAGAGCAGAAG ACAACTTTCTGCCGGGTCCTGACTGAGGAGCTCAGCTTGCGTTTTAGGAGCCAGAATGCAAACGGAGCTGAAGAGCCTGCCGGCGATAAAGATACAGACAAGGCATAG